A window of the Lolium perenne isolate Kyuss_39 chromosome 7, Kyuss_2.0, whole genome shotgun sequence genome harbors these coding sequences:
- the LOC127311517 gene encoding nuclear speckle RNA-binding protein A, which produces MADAYWRQGYGDPRQQQQQQQQQQLMLPPSARALNPAAAAAAAGQQQQPLKRPRPADYPADLPGAHEMAGYYPREEDRAGYAAVRETQALNASYERFLRTGQIQSYGAGPAGGSIRPTAGANAGYQADDRPVVAAGGMDGRNAGFGGGISEPPLPPDASNTLFIEGIPTDCERREVSHIFRPFVGFKEVRLVTKDPRHPGGDPIVLCFVDFANAAQAAVSMEALQGYKFDEHDRNSPHLRLQFARFTGPRGQSGPGGGGGGRVRR; this is translated from the exons ATGGCCGACGCGTACTGGAGGCAGGGGTACGGCGACCCGcgccagcaacagcagcagcagcagcagcagcagctgatGCTGCCTCCCTCCGCCAGGGCCCTGAACCCGgccgcggcggccgccgccgcagggcagcagcagcagcccctTAAGCGCCCCCGCCCCGCCGACTACCCCGCAG ATCTACCTGGTGCTCATGAGATGGCTGGCTATTACCCTCGTGAGGAAGATAGAGCAGGATATGCTGCCGTGAGAGAAACTCAGGCTCTTAATGCTTCCTATGAGCGTTTTCTACGTACCGGG CAAATTCAGTCCTATGGTGCTGGACCTGCCGGAGGATCTATTAGGCCTACTGCGGGGGCTAATGCTGGTTACCAAGCTGATGATCGTCCAGTGGTGGCTGCTGGGGGTATGGATGGCAGGAATGCTGGTTTTGGTGGTGGAATTTCAGAACCTCCCCTTCCGCCAGATGCCTCAAATACCTTATTCATTGAAGGCATCCCTACTGATTGTGAACGCCGAGAAGTTTCTC ATATCTTTCGACCATTTGTTGGTTTTAAGGAGGTGAGGCTCGTAACCAAAGACCCAAGACAT CCTGGTGGTGATCCAATCGTGCTCTGCTTTGTTGATTTTGCTAATGCTGCTCAAGCAGCTGTTTCCATGGAAGCTTTGCAAG GTTATAAGTTTGATGAACACGACCGGAATTCACCTCACCTGCGGCTGCAATTTGCACGTTTTACGGGTCCGAGGGGGCAATCAGgacctggtggtggtggtggtggtcgtgtTAGGCGTTAA